In a genomic window of Pseudomonas mohnii:
- the nusA gene encoding transcription termination factor NusA, whose amino-acid sequence MSKEVLLVVESVSNEKGVPANVIFEALELALATATKKRFEDEVDLRVEINRHTGAYETFRRWTVVEEADLDDPAIETWPSKVAETHPGAKVGDVVEEKIESIEFGRIAAQTAKQVIVQKVREAERAQVVDAYRERLGEIISGTVKKVTRDNVIVDLGNNAEALLAREDIISRETFRVGVRLRALLKEIRTENRGPQLILSRTAPEMLIELFRIEVPEIAEGLIEVMAASRDPGSRAKIAVRSKDKRIDPQGACIGMRGSRVQAVSGELGGERVDIVLWDDNPAQFVINAMSPAEVAAIIVDEDAHAMDIAVGADNLAQAIGRGGQNVRLASQLTGWTLNVMTESDIQAKQQAETGDILRNFIDELEVDEELAQVLVDEGFTSLEEIAYVPLEEMLNIDGFDEDIVNELRARAKDRLLTKAIATEEKLADAHPAEDLLSLEGMDKDLAMELAVRGVITREDLAEQSIDDLLDIDGIDDDRAGKLIMAARAHWFE is encoded by the coding sequence ATGAGCAAAGAAGTACTGCTGGTTGTTGAGTCGGTATCCAATGAAAAGGGCGTACCGGCAAACGTAATTTTTGAAGCGCTGGAGCTGGCTCTGGCCACTGCTACCAAAAAGCGTTTCGAGGACGAAGTTGATCTGCGTGTGGAAATCAATCGCCACACCGGTGCTTATGAGACTTTCCGTCGCTGGACGGTTGTCGAAGAAGCAGACCTGGACGATCCGGCCATCGAAACCTGGCCGAGCAAGGTTGCTGAAACGCATCCGGGTGCCAAGGTGGGTGACGTCGTCGAAGAAAAAATCGAGTCGATCGAATTCGGCCGTATCGCTGCACAGACTGCCAAGCAAGTCATCGTGCAGAAAGTCCGCGAAGCCGAGCGTGCCCAGGTTGTTGACGCTTACCGCGAGCGCTTGGGTGAAATCATCTCCGGTACCGTGAAGAAAGTGACCCGCGACAACGTGATCGTCGATCTGGGTAACAACGCTGAAGCGTTGCTGGCTCGTGAAGACATCATTTCTCGCGAAACCTTCCGTGTTGGCGTGCGTCTGCGTGCGCTGCTCAAGGAAATCCGCACCGAGAACCGCGGCCCGCAGTTGATCCTGTCGCGTACCGCGCCGGAAATGCTGATCGAGTTGTTCCGCATCGAAGTGCCGGAAATCGCTGAAGGCTTGATCGAAGTGATGGCGGCGTCCCGTGACCCGGGTTCGCGCGCCAAGATCGCCGTCCGCTCGAAGGACAAACGCATCGACCCGCAGGGCGCTTGCATTGGTATGCGCGGCTCGCGCGTCCAGGCAGTGTCGGGCGAGTTGGGCGGTGAGCGTGTTGATATCGTTCTGTGGGATGACAACCCGGCTCAGTTCGTGATCAACGCCATGTCACCGGCCGAGGTTGCGGCAATTATCGTCGACGAAGATGCCCATGCAATGGACATCGCCGTTGGCGCAGACAATCTGGCTCAGGCCATCGGTCGCGGTGGTCAGAACGTGCGTCTGGCCAGCCAATTGACTGGCTGGACCCTGAACGTGATGACCGAATCGGACATCCAGGCTAAGCAGCAAGCAGAAACCGGCGACATCCTGCGCAACTTCATCGACGAGCTGGAAGTCGACGAAGAATTGGCCCAGGTGCTGGTCGATGAAGGCTTCACCAGCCTGGAAGAGATTGCCTACGTACCGTTGGAAGAAATGCTCAACATCGACGGCTTTGACGAAGACATCGTCAACGAGCTTCGCGCTCGTGCCAAGGATCGTTTGTTGACCAAAGCCATCGCTACTGAGGAAAAGCTGGCAGACGCCCATCCGGCCGAAGACCTGCTCTCGCTTGAGGGTATGGACAAGGATTTGGCGATGGAACTGGCGGTGCGCGGCGTAATTACCCGCGAAGACCTGGCCGAGCAGTCTATTGACGACCTGCTCGACATCGACGGCATTGACGATGATCGTGCCGGCAAGTTGATCATGGCCGCCCGAGCCCACTGGTTCGAGTAA
- the infB gene encoding translation initiation factor IF-2: MTQVTVKQLADEVKTPVERLLQQMREAGLPHTAAEESVTDSEKQSLLTHLKSSHKAKVEEPRKITLQRKTTSTLRVAGSKSISVEVRKKKVFVQRSPEEIEAERKRELEERRAVENAARQKAEEEAKRRAEEEARRQPAAAPTAPAEPVAAHAAVAEPVRESAPVVAAAPAAPAADTRKRDEQRRPDKPRADDNNRRGSGDGERKNAPHRASVKEKAPAPRVAPRTTDEESDGFRRGGRGKAKLKKRNAHGFQSPTGPVVREVKIGETITVGDLAQQMSVKAAEIIKFMFKLGTPATINQVLDQETAQLVAEELGHKVTLVSDTALEDSLAESLKFEGEAVARAPVVTVMGHVDHGKTSLLDYIRRAKVAAGEAGGITQHIGAYHVETDRGMVTFLDTPGHAAFTAMRARGAKATDIVILVVAADDGVMPQTIEAVQHAKAAGVPLVVAVNKIDKPGADLDRIRSELSVHGVTSEEWGGDTPFVPVSAKMGTGVDELLEAVLLQAEVLELTATPSAPGRGVVVESRLDKGRGPVATVLVQDGTLRQGDMVLVGSNYGRVRAMLDENGKAIKEAGPAIPVEILGLDGTPDAGDEMSVVADEKKAREVALFRQGKFREVKLARAHAGKLENIFENMGQEEKKTLNIVLKSDVRGSLEALNGALNGLGNDEVQVRVVGGGVGGITESDANLALASNAVLFGFNVRADAGARKIVEQEGLDMRYYNVIYDIIEDVKKALTGMLGSDVRENILGVAEVRDVFRSPKFGAIAGCMVIEGTVHRNRPIRVLREDIVIFEGELESLRRFKDDASEVRAGMECGIGVKSYNDVKVGDKIEVFEKVQVARSL, translated from the coding sequence ATGACGCAAGTCACGGTGAAACAACTGGCCGATGAGGTCAAAACACCGGTAGAGCGCCTGTTGCAGCAGATGCGTGAGGCAGGTCTGCCGCACACCGCCGCCGAAGAAAGTGTGACTGACAGTGAGAAGCAATCGTTGCTGACTCACTTGAAAAGCAGCCACAAGGCGAAAGTGGAAGAACCACGCAAGATTACGCTGCAGCGTAAAACCACCAGCACCCTGCGTGTTGCTGGCAGCAAAAGCATCAGCGTAGAAGTACGCAAGAAGAAAGTCTTCGTACAGCGCAGCCCGGAAGAAATCGAAGCCGAGCGCAAGCGGGAACTGGAAGAGCGTCGCGCAGTAGAAAATGCTGCACGTCAGAAGGCTGAAGAAGAAGCCAAGCGTCGCGCCGAAGAAGAAGCTCGTCGCCAGCCAGCCGCTGCGCCGACCGCTCCAGCCGAACCTGTAGCCGCGCATGCAGCAGTGGCCGAACCTGTGCGCGAAAGCGCGCCGGTCGTGGCAGCTGCTCCAGCTGCGCCTGCGGCGGACACTCGCAAGCGTGACGAACAGCGCCGTCCGGACAAACCACGTGCCGACGATAACAATCGTCGCGGTAGTGGCGATGGCGAGCGCAAAAACGCTCCGCATCGTGCGTCGGTCAAGGAAAAAGCGCCTGCTCCACGCGTTGCCCCTCGTACTACCGACGAAGAAAGCGATGGCTTCCGTCGTGGTGGTCGCGGCAAGGCCAAGCTGAAGAAGCGCAATGCCCACGGTTTCCAGAGCCCAACCGGCCCTGTCGTGCGCGAAGTGAAGATCGGCGAGACCATTACTGTGGGCGATCTGGCCCAGCAGATGTCGGTCAAGGCTGCTGAAATCATCAAGTTCATGTTCAAGCTGGGTACTCCGGCGACCATCAACCAGGTGCTCGATCAGGAAACTGCTCAACTGGTTGCCGAGGAGCTGGGCCACAAAGTGACCCTGGTCAGCGACACCGCCCTGGAAGATTCCCTGGCCGAGTCCCTGAAGTTTGAAGGCGAGGCCGTTGCCCGTGCGCCAGTCGTGACCGTAATGGGCCACGTTGACCATGGTAAGACTTCCCTGCTCGACTACATCCGTCGTGCCAAGGTTGCAGCTGGCGAAGCCGGCGGTATTACCCAGCACATCGGTGCATACCACGTTGAAACCGACCGTGGCATGGTGACGTTCCTCGATACCCCGGGCCACGCCGCGTTTACCGCGATGCGTGCCCGCGGTGCCAAGGCGACCGACATTGTGATCCTGGTCGTTGCAGCGGACGACGGCGTGATGCCGCAAACCATCGAAGCTGTTCAGCATGCCAAGGCCGCGGGCGTTCCGCTGGTCGTGGCGGTGAACAAGATCGACAAGCCGGGCGCTGATCTCGATCGCATCCGTAGCGAATTGTCGGTACACGGCGTGACGTCGGAAGAGTGGGGCGGTGACACGCCATTCGTACCGGTCTCGGCGAAGATGGGTACCGGTGTCGACGAATTGCTCGAAGCCGTTCTGCTGCAAGCCGAAGTTCTGGAATTGACAGCTACGCCTTCGGCTCCTGGTCGTGGTGTGGTGGTTGAATCGCGTCTCGACAAGGGCCGTGGCCCGGTGGCGACCGTTCTGGTTCAGGACGGTACCTTGCGTCAAGGCGACATGGTGCTGGTCGGTTCCAACTACGGCCGTGTTCGCGCCATGCTCGACGAGAACGGCAAGGCCATCAAGGAAGCCGGTCCAGCCATCCCTGTCGAGATCCTCGGCCTGGACGGTACCCCGGATGCTGGCGACGAGATGAGCGTGGTTGCCGACGAGAAGAAAGCCCGTGAAGTGGCTCTGTTCCGTCAAGGCAAGTTCCGCGAAGTCAAACTGGCTCGTGCTCACGCAGGCAAGCTGGAAAACATCTTCGAAAACATGGGTCAGGAAGAGAAGAAGACGCTCAACATCGTCCTCAAATCCGACGTCCGTGGTTCGCTGGAAGCGTTGAACGGTGCCTTGAACGGCCTGGGTAACGACGAAGTGCAAGTGCGCGTTGTCGGTGGCGGTGTCGGTGGTATCACCGAGTCCGACGCCAACCTGGCACTGGCCTCCAATGCTGTACTGTTCGGCTTCAACGTGCGTGCCGATGCCGGCGCTCGCAAGATCGTCGAGCAGGAAGGTCTGGATATGCGTTATTACAACGTGATCTACGACATCATCGAAGACGTCAAGAAAGCCCTCACCGGTATGCTTGGCAGCGATGTTCGCGAGAACATCCTCGGTGTGGCCGAAGTGCGTGACGTGTTCCGTTCGCCGAAGTTTGGCGCGATCGCCGGTTGCATGGTGATCGAGGGTACTGTTCACCGTAACCGTCCAATCCGTGTACTGCGCGAAGACATCGTTATCTTCGAAGGCGAGCTGGAATCCCTGCGCCGCTTCAAGGATGACGCTTCCGAAGTGCGTGCCGGCATGGAATGCGGTATCGGCGTGAAGAGCTACAACGACGTCAAAGTCGGTGACAAGATCGAAGTCTTCGAGAAGGTTCAGGTTGCTCGCAGCCTCTAA
- the rbfA gene encoding 30S ribosome-binding factor RbfA, with protein sequence MAKEYSRTQRIGDQMQRELAQLIRREVKDPRVGLVTITAVEVSRDVGHAKIFITVMGQDSAEDIAQSIKVLNSAAGFLRMQLAREMKLRSVPQLHFHYDESVVRGAHLSALIERAVAEDNQHPVAAEAEDTKE encoded by the coding sequence ATGGCAAAAGAATATAGCCGTACCCAACGTATCGGCGATCAGATGCAGCGCGAGCTGGCACAACTGATCCGTCGTGAAGTCAAAGACCCGCGCGTCGGCCTGGTCACCATTACCGCAGTGGAAGTCAGCCGTGACGTCGGTCACGCCAAGATTTTCATCACCGTGATGGGTCAGGACAGCGCCGAAGACATCGCGCAGAGCATCAAGGTGCTCAACTCCGCCGCCGGTTTCCTGCGCATGCAGTTGGCTCGCGAGATGAAGCTGCGCAGCGTTCCACAGTTGCACTTCCATTACGACGAAAGCGTTGTGCGTGGTGCGCATCTGTCGGCCTTGATCGAGCGCGCAGTGGCTGAAGACAATCAGCATCCGGTTGCGGCAGAAGCCGAAGACACCAAGGAGTAA
- the truB gene encoding tRNA pseudouridine(55) synthase TruB, producing the protein MAQVKRIRRNVSGIILLDKPLGFTSNAALQKVRWLLNAEKAGHTGSLDPLATGVLPLCFGEATKFSQYLLDSDKGYETLAQLGKTTTTADAEGEVLQERPVTVGRSDIEAVLPNFRGQISQIPPMYSALKRDGQPLYKLARAGEVVEREPRSVTITRLELLAFEGDTARLAVDCSKGTYIRTLVEDIGEQLGCGAYVAELRRTQAGPFTLAQTVTLEELEAVHAEGGNEAVDRFLMPSDSGLLDWPLLQFSEHSSFYWLNGQPVRAPDAPKFGMVRVQDHNGRFIGIGEVSEDGRIAPRRLIRSE; encoded by the coding sequence GTGGCTCAGGTCAAACGTATCCGTCGTAACGTCAGCGGTATCATCCTGCTGGACAAGCCGCTGGGGTTCACCTCCAATGCGGCCTTGCAGAAGGTCCGCTGGTTGCTCAATGCCGAGAAGGCGGGACACACCGGCAGTCTCGATCCGCTGGCTACCGGCGTGTTGCCGTTGTGCTTCGGTGAGGCCACCAAGTTCTCGCAATACCTGCTCGATTCCGACAAGGGTTACGAAACCCTGGCGCAACTGGGCAAAACCACGACCACGGCGGATGCCGAGGGCGAAGTTTTGCAGGAGCGTCCTGTGACCGTTGGTCGCTCCGATATCGAAGCTGTGTTGCCGAATTTTCGTGGGCAAATCAGTCAGATACCGCCGATGTACTCGGCGCTCAAGCGTGATGGCCAGCCGCTGTACAAGCTGGCCCGTGCAGGCGAAGTAGTGGAGCGTGAACCGCGTTCTGTTACTATTACGCGCTTGGAATTGCTGGCCTTCGAAGGTGATACTGCGCGGCTGGCAGTGGATTGCAGCAAAGGCACCTATATTCGCACCCTGGTGGAGGATATTGGTGAGCAGCTCGGTTGTGGCGCTTACGTTGCAGAACTGCGACGTACGCAGGCCGGGCCTTTCACGCTGGCCCAGACGGTCACCCTGGAAGAGTTGGAAGCGGTACATGCCGAAGGCGGCAACGAAGCGGTCGACCGCTTCCTGATGCCATCGGACAGCGGTCTGCTGGATTGGCCGCTTTTGCAGTTCTCGGAGCACAGCTCGTTCTACTGGCTTAACGGCCAGCCGGTCCGCGCTCCGGATGCACCGAAATTCGGTATGGTACGGGTACAGGATCACAACGGTCGCTTCATCGGTATCGGTGAAGTGAGCGAAGACGGGCGCATCGCGCCGCGTCGACTGATTCGGTCAGAATGA
- the rpsO gene encoding 30S ribosomal protein S15, protein MALDVQEKAQIVADYQQAVGDTGSPEVQVALLTANINKLQGHFKANGKDHHSRRGLIRMVNQRRKLLDYLKGKDVSRYSALIGRLGLRR, encoded by the coding sequence ATGGCTCTCGACGTTCAAGAAAAAGCCCAAATCGTAGCTGACTACCAGCAAGCTGTTGGTGACACTGGTTCGCCAGAAGTGCAAGTTGCACTGCTGACCGCCAACATCAACAAACTGCAAGGTCACTTCAAGGCCAACGGTAAAGATCACCACTCCCGTCGTGGTCTGATCCGCATGGTAAACCAGCGTCGTAAGCTGCTGGACTACCTGAAAGGCAAAGACGTGAGCCGTTACAGCGCTCTGATCGGTCGCCTGGGTCTGCGTCGCTAA
- the pnp gene encoding polyribonucleotide nucleotidyltransferase: MNPVIKKFQFGQSTVTLETGRIARQASGAVLVTVDDDVSVLVTVVGAKQADPGKGFFPLSVHYQEKTYAAGKIPGGFFKREGRPSEKETLTSRLIDRPIRPLFPEGFMNEVQVVCTVVSTSKKTDPDIAAMIGTSAALAISGIPFDGPIGAARVAFHESTGYLLNPTYEQLAASSLDMVVAGTSEAVLMVESEAKELTEDQMLGAVLFAHDEFQVVIQAVKELAAEAAKPTWTWAPQAEATELLGAIRAEFGEAISQAYTITVKADRYARLGELKDQVVAKLSGEEGQPSAADVKAAFGEIEYRTVRENIVNGKPRIDGRDTRTVRPLNIEVGVLPKTHGSALFTRGETQALVVATLGTARDAQLLDTLEGEKKDPFMLHYNFPPFSVGECGRMGGAGRREIGHGRLARRSVQAMLPAADVFPYTIRVVSEITESNGSSSMASVCGASLALMDAGVPMKAPVAGIAMGLVKEGEKFAVLTDILGDEDHLGDMDFKVAGTAKGVTALQMDIKIKGITEEIMEIALGQALEARLNILGQMNQIIGQSRTELSANAPTMIAMKIDTDKIRDVIGKGGATIRAICEETKASIDIEDDGSIKIFGETKDAAEAARQRVLGITAEAEIGKIYVGKVERIVDFGAFVNILPGKDGLVHISMLSDARVEKVTDILKEGQEVEVLVLDVDNRGRIKLSIKDVAAAKASGV; encoded by the coding sequence GTGAACCCGGTCATCAAAAAATTCCAGTTCGGTCAGTCGACCGTTACCCTCGAGACTGGCCGTATCGCCCGTCAGGCCTCCGGCGCAGTATTGGTCACCGTTGACGACGACGTCAGCGTATTGGTGACCGTAGTCGGTGCCAAGCAAGCCGATCCAGGCAAGGGCTTCTTCCCTCTGTCTGTTCACTACCAGGAAAAAACTTACGCTGCCGGTAAGATCCCTGGTGGTTTCTTCAAGCGCGAAGGCCGTCCTTCCGAGAAAGAAACCCTGACTTCCCGTCTGATCGACCGTCCGATCCGTCCGCTGTTCCCGGAAGGCTTCATGAACGAAGTGCAGGTAGTCTGCACCGTCGTTTCCACCAGCAAGAAGACCGATCCGGACATCGCTGCGATGATCGGTACCTCGGCTGCGCTGGCGATCTCCGGCATTCCGTTCGATGGTCCGATCGGCGCTGCCCGCGTTGCGTTCCACGAAAGCACCGGTTACCTGCTGAACCCGACTTACGAGCAGCTGGCTGCTTCGAGCCTGGACATGGTCGTTGCCGGTACTTCTGAAGCCGTTCTGATGGTTGAATCCGAAGCCAAAGAACTGACCGAAGACCAGATGCTGGGCGCCGTACTGTTCGCCCATGACGAGTTCCAGGTCGTTATCCAGGCCGTCAAAGAGCTGGCCGCCGAAGCTGCCAAGCCAACCTGGACCTGGGCTCCGCAAGCCGAAGCCACCGAGCTGCTGGGTGCCATTCGCGCCGAGTTCGGCGAAGCGATCTCCCAGGCTTACACCATCACCGTCAAAGCCGACCGTTATGCTCGCCTGGGCGAGCTGAAGGATCAGGTCGTTGCCAAGCTGTCCGGCGAAGAAGGCCAGCCTTCCGCTGCTGACGTCAAAGCTGCTTTCGGTGAAATCGAATACCGCACCGTTCGCGAAAACATCGTAAACGGCAAGCCACGTATCGACGGCCGCGACACCCGCACCGTACGTCCGCTGAACATCGAGGTCGGCGTTCTGCCGAAGACCCACGGTTCGGCGCTGTTCACCCGTGGCGAAACCCAGGCTCTGGTCGTTGCAACTCTGGGTACTGCCCGTGATGCACAACTGCTGGACACCCTGGAAGGCGAGAAAAAAGACCCGTTCATGCTGCACTACAACTTCCCTCCGTTCTCGGTGGGCGAGTGTGGTCGCATGGGTGGTGCCGGTCGTCGCGAAATCGGTCACGGCCGTCTGGCCCGTCGTTCGGTTCAGGCCATGCTGCCTGCCGCCGACGTGTTCCCGTACACCATCCGCGTTGTGTCGGAAATCACCGAGTCCAACGGTTCGAGCTCCATGGCTTCGGTCTGCGGTGCTTCCCTGGCTCTGATGGACGCTGGTGTTCCAATGAAGGCGCCGGTTGCCGGTATCGCCATGGGTCTGGTTAAAGAAGGCGAGAAATTTGCCGTCCTGACCGACATCCTGGGCGACGAAGACCACCTGGGCGACATGGACTTCAAGGTAGCGGGTACCGCCAAAGGCGTGACCGCGCTGCAGATGGACATCAAGATCAAGGGCATCACCGAAGAAATCATGGAAATCGCTCTGGGCCAAGCCCTGGAAGCGCGCCTGAACATCCTCGGTCAGATGAACCAGATCATCGGCCAGTCGCGTACCGAACTGTCGGCCAATGCACCGACCATGATCGCGATGAAGATCGACACCGACAAAATCCGTGATGTCATCGGTAAAGGTGGCGCGACCATTCGTGCGATCTGTGAAGAGACCAAGGCTTCGATCGATATCGAAGACGACGGTTCGATCAAGATCTTCGGCGAAACCAAGGACGCCGCTGAAGCAGCACGTCAGCGCGTTCTGGGTATCACCGCGGAAGCCGAGATCGGCAAGATCTACGTCGGTAAGGTTGAGCGCATCGTCGACTTCGGCGCATTCGTCAACATCCTGCCTGGCAAGGACGGTCTGGTTCACATCTCCATGCTGAGCGACGCTCGCGTAGAGAAAGTGACTGACATCCTCAAGGAAGGTCAGGAAGTGGAAGTACTGGTACTGGACGTGGACAACCGCGGCCGCATCAAGCTGTCCATCAAGGACGTAGCAGCAGCCAAGGCTTCGGGCGTTTAA
- a CDS encoding DUF6388 family protein — translation MTVKELSQEARHEEALKKYLLDSPQLAEEIKDLPADDQKDQIQWAFEDEAEAQGLQPWELTLKYTSSPEEYEAARLVLHKEAAEVLGVEWDEYCEMNNLVV, via the coding sequence ATGACCGTTAAAGAATTGAGCCAGGAAGCCCGGCACGAAGAGGCACTCAAGAAATATTTGCTGGATTCGCCCCAGCTAGCCGAAGAGATCAAGGACTTGCCAGCCGACGATCAGAAAGACCAGATCCAGTGGGCCTTCGAGGATGAGGCTGAAGCCCAGGGCCTGCAGCCGTGGGAACTGACGCTCAAGTACACATCAAGCCCCGAAGAGTACGAGGCCGCGCGCTTGGTTCTGCACAAGGAGGCGGCTGAAGTGTTGGGCGTCGAGTGGGATGAGTACTGCGAGATGAATAATCTGGTGGTCTGA
- the nadC gene encoding carboxylating nicotinate-nucleotide diphosphorylase, with product MPNLRLADLTTEIEANVRRALLEDIGSGDITAQLIPAERLAKATIITRDAAVISGTAWVDTVFRQLDPRVAVHWQVADGERVKPNQVLFHLEGPARSLLTGERSALNFLQLLSGVATRAQYLADFVAQTQVKLLDTRKTLPGLRLAQKYAVTCGGCHNHRIGLYDAFLIKENHIAACGGIPEAIAAAHKIAPGKPVEIEVENLDELKEALAAGADIIMLDELSLDDMREAVRLNAGKAKLEASGGINESTLLPIAETGVDYISIGAMTKDVKAVDLSMRLSL from the coding sequence ATGCCGAATCTACGCCTCGCCGATTTGACCACCGAAATCGAAGCCAACGTGCGCCGCGCGCTGCTCGAAGACATTGGCAGCGGCGACATCACCGCACAGCTGATCCCGGCCGAACGCTTGGCCAAAGCCACCATCATCACCCGCGACGCCGCCGTCATCAGCGGTACCGCCTGGGTCGATACCGTGTTTCGGCAACTGGACCCACGAGTGGCGGTGCACTGGCAGGTCGCCGATGGCGAAAGGGTCAAACCCAACCAGGTGCTGTTCCACCTCGAAGGCCCCGCGCGCTCGTTGCTGACCGGTGAACGCAGTGCCTTGAACTTCCTGCAACTGCTGTCCGGCGTGGCCACCCGCGCGCAATACCTGGCGGATTTCGTGGCCCAGACCCAGGTCAAGCTGCTCGACACGCGCAAAACCTTGCCAGGTCTGCGTCTGGCGCAAAAGTACGCCGTGACCTGTGGCGGTTGTCACAATCATCGCATCGGCTTGTATGACGCGTTCCTGATCAAGGAAAACCATATCGCCGCTTGCGGAGGCATTCCTGAGGCCATCGCAGCCGCGCACAAAATCGCACCGGGCAAACCGGTTGAGATCGAAGTGGAAAACCTGGATGAACTGAAAGAGGCCTTGGCGGCCGGTGCCGACATCATCATGCTCGATGAACTGAGCCTGGATGACATGCGCGAAGCCGTGCGCTTGAACGCTGGCAAGGCAAAACTGGAGGCCAGCGGCGGCATCAACGAAAGCACGTTGCTGCCTATCGCCGAAACCGGCGTGGATTACATTTCGATTGGTGCAATGACCAAGGATGTGAAGGCTGTCGATCTGTCGATGCGTCTGAGCCTCTGA
- the ampD gene encoding 1,6-anhydro-N-acetylmuramyl-L-alanine amidase AmpD: MQLDPASGWCQDVRLCPSPNFNARPTGEISLLVIHNISLPPAQFATGKVQEFFQNRLDVTEHPYFEGIADLRVSAHFLIERDGTVTQFVSCLERAWHAGVSSFEGRETCNDFSVGIELEGTDDLPFTDAQYDALTALTRQLQSAFTAITTQRICGHSDIAPGRKTDPGPAFDWARYRAALAKAAMEKEE; the protein is encoded by the coding sequence ATGCAGTTGGACCCCGCAAGCGGTTGGTGTCAGGACGTGCGTCTTTGCCCCTCGCCCAACTTCAATGCGCGCCCCACGGGCGAAATTTCCCTGCTGGTGATCCACAACATCAGCCTGCCGCCGGCGCAATTCGCCACGGGAAAGGTGCAGGAATTTTTCCAGAACCGACTGGATGTCACGGAGCACCCCTACTTTGAAGGGATTGCCGATCTGCGGGTGTCGGCGCATTTTCTGATCGAGCGTGACGGCACTGTCACCCAGTTTGTCTCTTGTCTTGAGCGCGCCTGGCACGCCGGCGTTTCGAGTTTCGAGGGGCGGGAGACCTGTAACGATTTTTCCGTGGGAATTGAACTCGAAGGCACGGATGATCTGCCGTTCACCGACGCCCAATATGACGCGTTGACGGCCCTGACCCGGCAACTGCAAAGCGCCTTCACGGCCATTACCACGCAGCGCATCTGCGGGCACAGTGACATCGCGCCCGGGCGCAAGACTGATCCGGGACCGGCGTTCGATTGGGCACGCTATCGTGCGGCCCTGGCAAAAGCCGCCATGGAAAAAGAGGAGTAA
- the ampE gene encoding regulatory signaling modulator protein AmpE yields MSFLVLLLAVWIEKFSALRHRVQRDGFWLRELARIEVNARLVNRPWLILAISVFLPVALLGLLLMVLQPVAYGLLVLPVHLLVVIYSLGRGDLLAGLGPFRDAWRREDLQAAAHVAKRDVDICADSGEQLLERVEGHLLWEAYQSFFAVIFWYFLLGPVAALSYRLLALVEEHGKNPAVVERAAQLRHAFDWLPVRLLAASFALVGNFVAVGRVMLHELLNWNISAALLIEKAGLVAGEIPAPVVGPEGINNLDRIWELLLRAAVLWYAGFALWTVLA; encoded by the coding sequence ATGAGTTTTCTGGTGCTGCTGTTGGCGGTCTGGATCGAGAAGTTCTCGGCCCTGCGCCACCGGGTACAACGCGACGGTTTTTGGTTGCGCGAGCTGGCCAGGATTGAGGTCAACGCGCGTCTGGTCAATCGGCCGTGGCTGATCCTGGCCATTTCGGTATTTTTGCCGGTGGCGTTGCTGGGGTTGCTGTTGATGGTGCTGCAGCCGGTGGCCTACGGTTTGCTGGTGTTACCGGTGCACCTGCTGGTGGTGATTTACAGTCTGGGTCGTGGCGATCTGCTCGCCGGTCTGGGGCCGTTTCGCGACGCCTGGCGTCGGGAAGACCTGCAAGCCGCGGCCCATGTCGCCAAACGCGATGTGGATATCTGCGCCGACAGTGGCGAACAACTGCTGGAACGGGTTGAAGGACATTTGCTGTGGGAGGCCTACCAGAGCTTTTTCGCGGTGATTTTCTGGTACTTCCTGTTGGGGCCGGTCGCGGCTCTGAGTTATCGATTGCTCGCGCTGGTTGAGGAGCATGGGAAAAACCCGGCCGTGGTCGAACGCGCGGCGCAACTGCGTCATGCCTTCGATTGGCTGCCGGTGCGCTTGCTGGCGGCCAGTTTTGCCTTGGTCGGCAACTTTGTCGCCGTCGGCCGGGTGATGTTGCACGAGTTGTTGAACTGGAACATCAGCGCCGCGCTATTGATCGAGAAGGCCGGGCTGGTGGCGGGTGAAATCCCGGCACCGGTGGTCGGGCCTGAAGGCATCAATAATCTTGACCGGATCTGGGAACTGCTGTTGCGGGCTGCAGTGCTCTGGTATGCCGGTTTCGCCTTGTGGACCGTTCTGGCCTGA